A window from Drosophila nasuta strain 15112-1781.00 chromosome 3, ASM2355853v1, whole genome shotgun sequence encodes these proteins:
- the LOC132794182 gene encoding uncharacterized Golgi apparatus membrane protein-like protein CG5021 isoform X4: MASATVPLLDDDTIPFGEEDDMRDPSQAGQKYTHPYVTFFHLFFRGASIVIYMFCGWFSDSFITSFVFVVLFLSADFWTVKNISGRLLVGLRWWNYVDDDGKSHWVFESKNGRVNKHEQRIFWLGLILCPLFWGLFFLMALFGLKFKWLLLVMIAIALNAANLYGYIKCNYGAGKDLNSAATDFVKTQLFKNAVDMMTKPSAGAPPTNVRPTGVV; encoded by the exons ATGGCATCCGCAACG GTGCCATTATTGGACGATGATACGATACCCTTTGGCGAGGAGGATGATATGCGTGATCCCAGCCAAGCTGGTCAGAAATACAC GCACCCTTATGTCACCTTCTTTCATTTATTCTTTCGCGGTGCATCCATTGTGATCTACATGTTCTGCGGCTGGTTCAGCGATTCCTTCATTACcagttttgttttcgttgtgcTCTTTTTATCCGCCGATTTCTGGACTGTGAAGAATATCTCTGGCCGACTTTTAGTTGGATTACGGTGGTGGAATTACGTCGATGACGATGGCAAATCACATTGGGTGTTCGAGTCGAAGAAC GGTCGTGTCAACAAACATGAGCAGCGTATTTTCTGGCTTGGACTTATACTATGCCCACTGTTCTGGGGTCTCTTCTTTCTGATGGCACTCTTTGGACTCAAGTTCAAATGGCTGCTGCTAGTCATGATTGCCATAGCCCTGAATGCGGCCAATCTCTACGGTTATATCAAGTGCAACTATGGCGCAGGCAAGGACTTGAATAGCGCCGCCACAGATTTTGTGAAGACGCAACTCTTCAAGAATGCCGTTGACATGATGACCAAACCCAGTGCAGGCGCCCCACCGACCAATGTCCGGCCAACGGGAGTTGTGTGA
- the LOC132794184 gene encoding tax1-binding protein 3 homolog has protein sequence MAKMAFQHQAGTAMECLSIPITLHKEQDYDQEGREILKCGFKIGGGIDQDYKKSPQGYTDYGIYVTEVHEGSPAARAGLRIHDKILQCNGYDFTMVTHKKAVSYIRKNPILNMLVARKGVTST, from the exons ATGGCGAAAATGGCATTTCAGCATCAGGCCGGCACGGCAATGGAATGTTTAAGC ATTCCCATTACGCTGCACAAGGAGCAGGATTACGATCAGGAGGGCAGAGAGATACTTAAGTGTGGCTTTAAAATTGGCGGTGGCATCGATCAGGACTATAAGAAAAGTCCACAGGGCTACACCGATTAC GGCATCTATGTGACGGAGGTGCATGAGGGCAGTCCAGCTGCCCGTGCTGGACTTCGCATCCACGACAAGATACTCCAATGCAATGGCTATGATTTTACAATGGTCACCCACAAAAAGGCTGTGAGCTACATCAGGAAAAACCCCATACTCAATATGCTTGTGGCACGCAAGGGTGTCACATCCACATAA
- the LOC132794181 gene encoding mediator of RNA polymerase II transcription subunit 30, whose product MWKYGQNQMNQGPQGGQGGGGGPNMMPMGGFMQGGAGMHMSPQQQQQQHQMNMMGPGGGPGGGPGGMQMNPNVGGGPPGLMQGMGMSPQHQMQQQQQMMQGGVGMPMSNMPQQQMMGPQGVSVGGVGMVQQQQSNLVQQQHQQQQQQQQQQQHNPVTGAAGVGGGGNNIMAISQPNPHKEINIVQLSRLGQETVQDIASRFQEVFSALKNIQPTSHRDNNTEKKVQEYFRTIRLLFKRVRIIYEKCNDAGMDYMNAETLIPYRDEPDPRIEPSQCDEYRKVLQENQELIETVKLKNRQLREIIDRTRIIIWEINTMLAMRRS is encoded by the coding sequence ATGTGGAAATATGGACAAAATCAAATGAACCAAGGCCCACAGGGAGGCCAAGGCGGAGGCGGTGGCCCTAACATGATGCCCATGGGCGGCTTCATGCAAGGTGGAGCGGGCATGCATATGtcaccgcaacaacaacagcagcaacaccaaatGAATATGATGGGCCCCGGCGGTGGACCAGGAGGTGGCCCAGGCGGCATGCAAATGAATCCCAATGTAGGAGGTGGACCACCAGGTCTCATGCAAGGCATGGGCATGTCGCCGCAGCatcaaatgcaacaacagcagcaaatgatGCAAGGTGGAGTTGGGATGCCAATGTCGAATAtgccgcaacaacaaatgatggGACCACAAGGAGTAAGCGTCGGCGGCGTAGGCAtggtgcaacagcaacagtccAACTTAgttcagcaacaacatcaacaacaacaacagcagcagcaacaacaacaacacaatccAGTCACAGGTGCAGCCGGCGTCGGCGGTGGaggaaataatattatggCAATTTCGCAGCCCAATCCACACAAGGAGATTAACATTGTTCAGTTGTCGCGCTTGGGCCAGGAGACAGTGCAGGACATTGCTTCGCGCTTCCAAGAGGTCTTCTCGGCCCTCAAGAACATACAACCAACCTCACATCGGGACAATAACACGGAGAAAAAAGTGCAGGAATATTTTCGCACCATTCGATTGCTGTTCAAACGTGTGCGTATCATCTATGAGAAGTGCAATGATGCTGGCATGGACTATATGAATGCCGAAACCTTGATACCCTATCGTGATGAGCCCGATCCGCGCATTGAGCCTTCGCAATGCGACGAATATCGCAAAGTGCTGCAAGAGAATCAGGAACTCATCGAAACGGTTAAGCTGAAAAATCGACAATTGCGTGAAATAATTGATAGAACACGCATTATTATATGGGAAATTAATACGATGCTCGCAATGCGACGCTCTTAG
- the LOC132794180 gene encoding UDP-glucose 4-epimerase, with protein sequence MAPPTVLVTGGAGYIGSHTVLEMLNAGYNVICVDNLCNAYSGGAAKLPEALSRVQEITGKKVNFYRVDITDREQVRSVFQEHKIDMVAHFAALKAVGESCRIPLQYYHNNMTGTNVLLEAMADNNVFKFVYSSSATVYGEPKFLPVTEEHPTGNCTSPYGKTKYFTEEILKDLCKSDKRWAVVSLRYFNPVGAHISGRIGEDPNGEPNNLMPYIAQVAVGRRPCLSVYGSDFPTKDGTGVRDYIHIVDLAEGHVKALDKLRNIAETGFFAYNLGSGSGCSVLELVHAFERASGKKVNYQLVDRRAGDVATCFADAQLAERALGWKATRGIDKMCEDTWRWQSQNPNGYANK encoded by the exons ATGGCACCACCCACTGTCTTGGTCACTGGCGGCGCCGGCTACATTGGCTCACACACCGTGCTGGAAATGCTAAACGCTGGCTACAATGTCATCTGTGTGGACAATCTATGCAATGCTTACAGCGGTGGCGCTGCCAAGTTGCCGGAGGCGCTGAGCCGAGTCCAGGAGATAACCGGCAAGAAGGTCAACTTCTATCGTGTGGACATCACGGATCGCGAGCAAGTGCGCTCCGTCTTCCAGGAG CACAAAATCGACATGGTCGCTCACTTTGCCGCCTTGAAAGCTGTCGGAGAATCGTGTCGCATCCCCTTGCAATACTATCACAACAACATGACGGGCACCAATGTCCTGCTGGAGGCCATGGCCGACAATAATGTCTTCAAGTTTGTCTACAGCTCCAGTGCCACCGTCTATGGTGAGCCCAAGTTTCTGCCCGTCACCGAAGAGCATCCCACGGGCAATTGCACATCGCCGTACGGCAAGACCAAATATTTCACAGAGGAGATTCTCAAGGATCTGTGCAAGTCGGACAAG CGCTGGGCTGTTGTCTCGCTGCGTTACTTCAATCCAGTTGGCGCACACATCAGCGGACGCATTGGCGAGGATCCCAACGGTGAGCCAAACAATCTGATGCCCTACATTGCCCAGGTGGCGGTCGGACGTCGTCCATGCCTCAGTGTTTATGGCAGTGATTTCCCCACAAAGGACGGAACTGGAGTGCGAGACTACATTCATATCGTGGACTTGGCCGAGGGTCATGTGAAGGCCTTGGACAAGTTGCGCAACATTGCAGAGACTGGTTTCTTTGCCTACAACTTGGGCAGCGGCTCCGGCTGCTCCGTGTTGGAGCTGGTGCATGCCTTCGAGCGTGCCTCTGGCAAGAAGGTCAACTATCAGCTGGTCGATCGTCGTGCTGGCGATGTGGCCACCTGCTTTGCGGACGCCCAGCTGGCGGAACGTGCCTTGGGCTGGAAGGCAACGCGTGGCATTGACAAGATGTGCGAGGACACGTGGCGCTGGCAGAGTCAAAATCCCAACGGATATGCCAACAAATAA
- the LOC132794182 gene encoding uncharacterized Golgi apparatus membrane protein-like protein CG5021 isoform X1, with translation MASATVRNVPLLDDDTIPFGEEDDMRDPSQAGQKYTHPYVTFFHLFFRGASIVIYMFCGWFSDSFITSFVFVVLFLSADFWTVKNISGRLLVGLRWWNYVDDDGKSHWVFESKNSSSHQGRVNKHEQRIFWLGLILCPLFWGLFFLMALFGLKFKWLLLVMIAIALNAANLYGYIKCNYGAGKDLNSAATDFVKTQLFKNAVDMMTKPSAGAPPTNVRPTGVV, from the exons ATGGCATCCGCAACGgtaagaaat GTGCCATTATTGGACGATGATACGATACCCTTTGGCGAGGAGGATGATATGCGTGATCCCAGCCAAGCTGGTCAGAAATACAC GCACCCTTATGTCACCTTCTTTCATTTATTCTTTCGCGGTGCATCCATTGTGATCTACATGTTCTGCGGCTGGTTCAGCGATTCCTTCATTACcagttttgttttcgttgtgcTCTTTTTATCCGCCGATTTCTGGACTGTGAAGAATATCTCTGGCCGACTTTTAGTTGGATTACGGTGGTGGAATTACGTCGATGACGATGGCAAATCACATTGGGTGTTCGAGTCGAAGAAC TCTTCTTCCCATCAGGGTCGTGTCAACAAACATGAGCAGCGTATTTTCTGGCTTGGACTTATACTATGCCCACTGTTCTGGGGTCTCTTCTTTCTGATGGCACTCTTTGGACTCAAGTTCAAATGGCTGCTGCTAGTCATGATTGCCATAGCCCTGAATGCGGCCAATCTCTACGGTTATATCAAGTGCAACTATGGCGCAGGCAAGGACTTGAATAGCGCCGCCACAGATTTTGTGAAGACGCAACTCTTCAAGAATGCCGTTGACATGATGACCAAACCCAGTGCAGGCGCCCCACCGACCAATGTCCGGCCAACGGGAGTTGTGTGA
- the LOC132794182 gene encoding uncharacterized Golgi apparatus membrane protein-like protein CG5021 isoform X3, with translation MASATVRNVPLLDDDTIPFGEEDDMRDPSQAGQKYTHPYVTFFHLFFRGASIVIYMFCGWFSDSFITSFVFVVLFLSADFWTVKNISGRLLVGLRWWNYVDDDGKSHWVFESKNGRVNKHEQRIFWLGLILCPLFWGLFFLMALFGLKFKWLLLVMIAIALNAANLYGYIKCNYGAGKDLNSAATDFVKTQLFKNAVDMMTKPSAGAPPTNVRPTGVV, from the exons ATGGCATCCGCAACGgtaagaaat GTGCCATTATTGGACGATGATACGATACCCTTTGGCGAGGAGGATGATATGCGTGATCCCAGCCAAGCTGGTCAGAAATACAC GCACCCTTATGTCACCTTCTTTCATTTATTCTTTCGCGGTGCATCCATTGTGATCTACATGTTCTGCGGCTGGTTCAGCGATTCCTTCATTACcagttttgttttcgttgtgcTCTTTTTATCCGCCGATTTCTGGACTGTGAAGAATATCTCTGGCCGACTTTTAGTTGGATTACGGTGGTGGAATTACGTCGATGACGATGGCAAATCACATTGGGTGTTCGAGTCGAAGAAC GGTCGTGTCAACAAACATGAGCAGCGTATTTTCTGGCTTGGACTTATACTATGCCCACTGTTCTGGGGTCTCTTCTTTCTGATGGCACTCTTTGGACTCAAGTTCAAATGGCTGCTGCTAGTCATGATTGCCATAGCCCTGAATGCGGCCAATCTCTACGGTTATATCAAGTGCAACTATGGCGCAGGCAAGGACTTGAATAGCGCCGCCACAGATTTTGTGAAGACGCAACTCTTCAAGAATGCCGTTGACATGATGACCAAACCCAGTGCAGGCGCCCCACCGACCAATGTCCGGCCAACGGGAGTTGTGTGA
- the LOC132794182 gene encoding uncharacterized Golgi apparatus membrane protein-like protein CG5021 isoform X2 yields MASATVPLLDDDTIPFGEEDDMRDPSQAGQKYTHPYVTFFHLFFRGASIVIYMFCGWFSDSFITSFVFVVLFLSADFWTVKNISGRLLVGLRWWNYVDDDGKSHWVFESKNSSSHQGRVNKHEQRIFWLGLILCPLFWGLFFLMALFGLKFKWLLLVMIAIALNAANLYGYIKCNYGAGKDLNSAATDFVKTQLFKNAVDMMTKPSAGAPPTNVRPTGVV; encoded by the exons ATGGCATCCGCAACG GTGCCATTATTGGACGATGATACGATACCCTTTGGCGAGGAGGATGATATGCGTGATCCCAGCCAAGCTGGTCAGAAATACAC GCACCCTTATGTCACCTTCTTTCATTTATTCTTTCGCGGTGCATCCATTGTGATCTACATGTTCTGCGGCTGGTTCAGCGATTCCTTCATTACcagttttgttttcgttgtgcTCTTTTTATCCGCCGATTTCTGGACTGTGAAGAATATCTCTGGCCGACTTTTAGTTGGATTACGGTGGTGGAATTACGTCGATGACGATGGCAAATCACATTGGGTGTTCGAGTCGAAGAAC TCTTCTTCCCATCAGGGTCGTGTCAACAAACATGAGCAGCGTATTTTCTGGCTTGGACTTATACTATGCCCACTGTTCTGGGGTCTCTTCTTTCTGATGGCACTCTTTGGACTCAAGTTCAAATGGCTGCTGCTAGTCATGATTGCCATAGCCCTGAATGCGGCCAATCTCTACGGTTATATCAAGTGCAACTATGGCGCAGGCAAGGACTTGAATAGCGCCGCCACAGATTTTGTGAAGACGCAACTCTTCAAGAATGCCGTTGACATGATGACCAAACCCAGTGCAGGCGCCCCACCGACCAATGTCCGGCCAACGGGAGTTGTGTGA
- the LOC132790887 gene encoding LOW QUALITY PROTEIN: DNA repair protein Rev1 (The sequence of the model RefSeq protein was modified relative to this genomic sequence to represent the inferred CDS: deleted 1 base in 1 codon), translating into MGRDDDNGFGDWGGYFEAKKSKLEEQFAAASDPFRKSNIFDGISIFVNGRTNPSADELKRIMMVHGGIFHHYERSHTNFIIASNLPDVKVRKMDTSKIISAQWVVDCVSESRVLDYKPYLLYTNQKTTQPRINFTKGKNNNSTATDMDMDETERLSKELGGVLKELQQAVATSPDKNTTNISNNNSITNISATTNPGRALTAVDPAFLGEFYKNSRLHHIATLGAGFKQYVCDLRQSHANKSFEKRESMRSFLMKKPKPLLPATVKRRVMHIDMDCFFVSVGLVNHPELRGLPVAVTHSKGGSGASDVPVHPQANRQVEQELFAQRFEQHLHNNVLADKVRGGFDMKMSLSEIASCSYEARAKGIRNGMFVGQALKLCPELKTIPYDFEHYRQVAFALYDIVASYTLNIEAVSCDEMFVDLTDLLQDLQVDAMTFVSLLRQEVREATKCPCSAGVGDNKLMARLATKVAKPNGQHLLETEDAANYMASLDIDVLPGVGSSTTYRLNQAGMKTCGDVQQASLVSLEMLLGKKMAQTLYQNCRGLDPRPLVYEQQRKSVSAEVNYGIRFTKNEDLETFLQQLSVEVHTRLTEIKRKAKSITLKLMVRAAEAPVETSKFMGHGVCDNQTKSVLLKQSTNDVQVITSNVLRMMKESGYPPHELRGIGIHLSKLDDVVESKKENVIKNMFVKMSEKQKTKPVDVSIAKVKEPEVEIPKNSGKVNVLTMLMTAAANRQRKGFEQIPTGNTRISMRDDLFEENIEEEKKQQLDDSPRKATDLRFKPARTSRQATIEQFDPEVLAQLPEDLRREILSFPDEYLPSAKVDTELSSRVSRRKSPLKSRRMRSISRSPSPQEFLPSTPPNSPPLPGWRRSLSPSTSPLSVSDLQPSTSKVALERQLKRAACRSDQIVVDYVKKLPDHMHPQILQYLKNTKTIPEGIIEPAEPAAKEVAKVASPTQLVVENDGVDPEFKKMIITWVKTEDTPQPADVNLMFMSFCYLVDDNKIDEVYELMKFLCRLIKSKRGNNCRWHMAYNEIESNVQEKVYEVLDYHIYFTEVIGCCKCS; encoded by the exons atGGGTCGCGACGATGACAATGGATTTGGTGATTGG GGCGGTTACTTTGAAGCCAAGAAATCCAAGCTCGAGGAACAATTTGCCGCCGCCAGCGATCCGTTTCGCAAGTCAAATATATTTGATGGAATTTCCATATTTGTCAACGGACGCACAAATCCATCAGCTGACGAGCTGAAGCGCATTATGATGGTGCACGGCGGCATCTTTCATCACTATGAACGCTCGCACACGAATTTCATCATTGCATCCAATTTGCCGGATGTGAAGGTGCGTAAAATGGACACCAGTAAGATTATAAGTGCCCAATGGGTTGTGGACTGTGTGAGTGAGTCACGTGTGCTCGACTATAAGCCATATCTACTGTATACCAATCAAAAGACGACACAGCCGCGAATTAACTTTACCAAaggcaagaacaacaattcAACTGCCACGGATATGGATATGGATGAGACCGAAAGGTTGTCTAAGGAATTGGGTGGCGTACTCAAGGAGCTGCAGCAGGCTGTAGCCACATCGCCCGACAAAAACACCaccaacatcagcaacaacaacagcatcaccAATATATCTGCTACCACAAATCCAGGCCGTGCTCTCACTGCTGTCGATCCGGCATTCCTTGGCGAGTTCTATAAGAATTCGCGACTGCATCACATTGCCACACTTGGTGCTGGCTTCAAACAATATGTCTGCGACTTGCGCCAGTCACATGCTAACAAATCCTTTGAGAAACGTGAATCGATGCGTTCGTTCCTGATGAAAAAGCCCAAGCCGCTGTTGCCCGCAACTGTCAAACGTCGTGTGATGCACATTGATATGGATTGCTTCTTCGTATCGGTGGGTTTGGTCAATCACCCAGAGTTGCGTGGCCTGCCCGTCGCGGTGACACACTCCAAGGGCGGCAGCGGAGCCAGCGATGTGCCAGTCCATCCGCAAGCCAATCGTCAGGTGGAGCAGGAACTGTTCGCCCAACGCTTCGAACAGCATTTGCACAACAATGTGCTGGCGGACAAAGTTCGCGGCGGTTTTGACATGAAGATGTCGCTCTCAGAGATTGCATCCTGCAGTTATGAGGCTCGAGCTAAAGGCATTCGCAATGGCATGTTTGTGGGCCAAGCTCTGAAACTGTGTCCCGAACTCAAGACTATTCCATACGACTTTGAGCACTATCGCCAG GTAGCATTTGCTTTGTACGATATTGTGGCAAGTTATACACTAAACATTGAGGCTGTTAGCTGTGACGAAATGTTTGTTGATCTCACAGATCTGCTGCAGGACTTGCAGGTGGATGCCATGACCTTCGTATCCCTCTTGCGTCAAGAAGTGCGCGAAGCTACCAAATGTCCCTGCTCCGCCGGAGTGGGCGACAACAA aTTAATGGCTCGTCTGGCCACCAAGGTGGCCAAACCAAATGGCCAGCATTTGCTTGAGACTGAAGATGCAGCCAATTATATGGCCTCTCTGGATATAGACGTGTTACCAGGTGTGGGCAGCAGCACGACCTATAGACTCAACCAAGCGGGCATGAAGACATGTGGCGATGTGCAGCAAGCTTCGCTGGTGAGTCTGGAGATGCTGCTGGGCAAGAAGATGGCGCAAACACTGTATCAAAATTGTCGTGGTCTCGATCCGCGTCCCTTGGTCTATGAGCAG CAACGCAAATCTGTCTCAGCTGAGGTCAATTATGGCATACGCTTTACA AAAAACGAAGATCTGGAGACATTTCTGCAACAGCTGAGCGTAGAGGTTCATACCAGACTGACTGAGATTAAGCGCAAAGCCAAATCGATTACACTGAAGCTAATGGTACGCGCTGCCGAGGCGCCCGTGGAAACCTCGAAGTTTATGGGTCACGGCGTCTGCGACAATCAGACAAAGTCTGTGCTGCTCAAGCAGAGCACCAATGATGTTCAGGTCATTACATCGAATGTGCTACGAATGATGAAGGAGTCGGGATATCCGCCGCATGAGCTGCGCGGCATTGGCATTCATCTAAGCAAGTTGGACGATGTTGTCGAGTCGAAGAAGGAGAATGTCATCAAGAATATGTTTGTGAAAATgtcagaaaaacaaaaga cTAAACCAGTAGATGTGTCCATAGCCAAGGTAAAGGAGCCAGAAGTTGAGATACCTAAGAATTCAGGAAAGGTCAATGTGCTTACCATGTTAATGACTGCGGCAGCAAATCGACAGCGCAAAGGCTTTGAGCAAATACCAACTGGAAACACACGCATATCCATGCGCGATGATTTGTTTGAGGAAAATATCGAGGAGGagaagaaacaacaacttgacGACAGTCCAAGGAAGGCAACCGACTTGCGGTTTAAACCCGCAAGGACATCAAGGCAAGCAACAATAGAGCAGTTCGATCCGGAAGTGTTGGCTCAACTGCCCGAGGATTTACGTCGCGAAATTCTCAGCTTTCCGGATGAGTATTTGCCATCAGCCAAAGTTGATACAGAACTTAGCAGTCGCGTAAGCCGTCGAAAATCGCCTTTAAAGTCGCGACGAATGCGATCGATCAGTCGATCGCCTTCGCCTCAGGAGTTCCTCCCATCGACGCCTCCAAATTCGCCACCGTTGCCAGGATGGCGACGTTCGTTGTCCCCCAGCACAAGTCCTTTGAGTGTGAGCGATCTGCAGCCATCGACTTCGAAAGTGGCGCTTGAGCGGCAGCTGAAACGCGCCGCTTGTCGCTCCGATCAAATTGTGGTGGATTACGTGAAGAAATTGCCAGATCACATGCATCCCCAAATCCTGCAGTATTTGAAGAATACCAAAACAATTCCAGAAGGGATAATAGAGCCAGCTGAGCCGGCTGCCAAGGAAGTAGCCAAAGTAGCATCACCAACACAATTGGTGGTGGAGAACGACGGAGTTGATCCTGAATTCAAGAAAATGATAATCACCTGGGTGAAGACTGAGGACACACCGCAGCCAGCGGATGTGAACTTGATGTTTATGAGCTTCTGCTATCTGGTGGATGACAACAAAATAGACGAAGTCTACGAGCTGATGAAGTTTCTGTGTCGTTTGATTAAATCGAAACGTGGCAACAACTGTCGCTGGCACATGGCCTACAATGAGATCGAGTCGAATGTGCAGGAAAAGGTTTACGAGGTACTCGATTATCACATCTACTTCACGGAGGTCATCGGCTGTTGCAAGTGCTCTTAA